The window AGGCCTCGCAGGGGATGCCGTTGGTTGGACAGAGAGCACCACAGCCTGCCCTGGCCACCACGCCAAGACAGGTATCCTGAAGCTCGTAGCGGCAGATGTTTTCCTTCTTTTTACATTCCACGCAGACCGGATAGTTCGGAATAGTCGGTGCCTTGCCATGCAGCAGGTCCGAAACCAGCCGGACGAATTCCGCCCGGTCGACCGGACAGCCGGGAATCGCCAGATCCACCGGAATGGCCGCTGAAATAGGCAGGGCTTTCTGGGTTTCGAGGTGAGGCAGGGTCGCATCCGCACCGTACACCTCCACCTTGTATTTATAATCGGGCTTATGATTCTTCAGGGCATTGATTCCGCCCGTGGCCGCGCAGGAACCATAGGCAACCACCAGATTGGCCCGCTGGCGGATCTTTTGCAGCCGGGCGCGGTCCTTTTCCCGGGAAAAGCTCCCCTCCACGAAGGCAATGTCCAAAGGTGCGGAGCAGGTTTCTTTCATGATCTCCCGAAACTCCACAACCTCCACCGCCTGAAGCAGCTTCAATAAATCCTGATCGAAATTGGCAATTTCCACCTGGCATCCTTCGCAACTGGTGAAGTCAAAAAAGGCGACCTTTGGTATACTCATTTAGAACGCCTCCTCCAGATTTTTAATCCTGGCATAGTTGAAAACCGGCCCATCGGTGCAGACATAGAGGCCATTGATCTGGCAATGACCACATTTTCCCACTCCGCATTTCATTCTCCGCTCCAGGTCAACATAGATATGAGAATCCGGAACAGCCAGTTTTTGCAGTTCCTTGATAACAAATTTGTACATGATCGGCGGACCGCAGATAATCACCCGGTAATCTTCGCTGATGCTGGTTTGAGCAAACAGGGTGGTGATTACTCCTACATTCCCTTTCCAGTCAGGGCTCCCCTGATCCACGGTCTCATGATACTCGATCCACTCGCTCCCATCCCTCCATCGGGCCAGATCATCCAGGAAAAGCTGGTCCTTCGGGGAGCGGGCACCGAAAAACAGGACAAATCGGCCAAACTCTTCCCTCCGGTCCTCGATGTATTCAATCATGCTTCTGGTAGGGCATAAACCGATTCCTCCGGCGACTATCAGCACATTATGGCCTTTGAATTCCTCCACCGGAAAGCCTGTTCCCAGGGGGCCTCGAATGTACATGGTATCGCCCTCGTTCAGGTTCCACAGGGCAGTGGAAACGCGTCCGGCTTTTCGAATCACCAGGTCAAAATACCCTTCCCGGGTGGGGGAAGAGGCGATTCCCAGCGGAATTTCGCCGAAACCGAACAGGGATGCCTCGACAATCTGGCCAGGCTGGTGGGCTATCGAAGTGCCATCCGTAAAGGCGAGGCGAAACTGTTTCTCGGTTCTGGCCATTGGCTGAACCTGAAGTATTCTGGCCGGTTTTGGCAAAAATATATTTTCCCCTTCCCGAACAGCTTCTTCGGTAATTAATTTATCTTCCTTATCATCAGTATAATAAGGGTGACTCATACTATCCCTCCATAATTTTATTGAGGACAGGCACCGGGTTGGCCAGATCTGCCGGACAGGCTGCAGCGCAGCGGCCGCATCCTACACAGGCAGGTCCCCCTAATTTTGAATTCAGATAAACAGCCTTGCGCATGATCCGGTGACGGTACCGGGAAGAACGGTCCTCCCGGAAGTTTTCCGTACCACCCTGCACGGTAACTTTGGCAAAATCCTCGGTCAGACAGCCATCCCAGGTCCGAAACCGGGTTCCCGATACCTGATCGAGATTCCAGACATCCTGGACATCAAAACAGTAGCAGGTTGGACAAACCAGATTACAGGCTCCGCAGGAGAAACAGCGGCCAGCCATCTCTTCCCAAATCGGGTGGTGAAAGGAATGGTTTACCTTTTCGGCAACTTCTTCCGACAGGTGAAGCAGCTTCTGGGAACATCGATCGGTTTGCCCGTACAGGATTTCCTTATGCATTTCCACCTGTTGAGGCGCAGCCTGAGAAAATTTCCCCTGAGTAAGCAGAGCTTCCCCTTTTTCGGTGGCTACCTCAACCACAAACCCTTCTTCCCCGATATCGGTCAGGAACAGATCATACCCCGTGGTAACGATGCTGGCTCCTATGCTTTCGAAGAAGGCGGTTTTGAAGACCTGATGGACATTGATGCCTACAATGGTGGTTGAATGACGGTTAGCCAGGTAATTCCAGTCCTTTTTCCCCTCGCTGAACAGATGGTCCAGCATGGAAATGGCCTTGATGTCATACGGATGCACACCGAAAAGGATCCTTGGCCTCGGTTCTATACACCCCTGAAACCCTTCGGGAGAGAATTTGACCAGGTCCTGCTGAGGCTGAAAAAAATACTTCTTGGGAGGGAGGATGGTCGTATCAAAATCCAACCGCAATTCAGCAGGGCTCTCGATCTTGTCGAACACAAACCGATTCTTTTTGGCCTTTGGACCCACCACTTCCTGCGAGGCAATGAGATTCTGAACAAATGGCCCCAGTTCGTCTCTTTGTAGAAAAAGCAGTCGCATATTCCCCTTTCTCCCTTCGGTGACCGGTGATAATGAATTTCGTTGCGGTACTTTCAATTCACCACCTATGGTTAATGATGTTTAAAGATGCTTCAAAGTTGTTCCCATCCATGCCCAGGAAACAACCTGGCTTGAAGAAAAAATGCCAAGATTGCCTGCTAACTACCTCTCCGCTGACTTCTATTTATCATATCGCGTTATATATACCGCGCTCCTCCCATCATCCTTTTTCTCATGAGCAGAAGGGATGACGGGCTATCCAAAAAACCTGTGGTAATATTGGTATATACCAAAACCAAGGAGGAGTGGTTTATTCTCTCCAGATGAAGAGACGATCAGAAGTGGTCGATATAAAGCATAGGGGCAAATCAATTTTGCCCTGCTCAGGTAATTATCCTTCTCAATAATTTATGCCTTCCTAAAAATTTATGCCTTCCTAAAAAAAATTTCCGAGAAACCATCGACCCTTACTCTTACACCACCTGGCAGGAATCATATATTTCTCGGAACACGCTTATAACTGTAAATCAAACTGTCCCTAATGTCAACCTAAAATACGTAAAAAGTACATAGTATTAACTCTATATTTGCGTATTAAAGCGGATTATTTCGAGCAACCTTTAAGTTTTTTTACCTTGTGGAGAGTGAGTGAACAGCCCCGGCTGCATCGGCATTGCATCCGGAACCGTTCACTCCCTGCTCCTTATGCTCTCCTATTCCAGCAGATAGAATTGCATCCCTTACCCTCATATGGATACGGACTGTACCTCTCTATGGGTACGACTGCCCTGGATGGTATTTCAGGGTTACCCGCAAATAACAGGGAGCGCCGGTATATCCCCAGTCGTCATCGGGATGAGCTGAGTTGACATAGTTAAAGTCACTGATGCTCAGGTAAAATTTACCTTTCCAGGCATCTCCAACCCAGAATTTTTGATTTGTCCCTTCTTTCGGTATCGTAACCTCGAAGGGGCTGACAGCAGTGTCAACATCTCCGGCACTGGCCATAAATCCGTCTGAATCCCGTGGGCGATCGACCAGTATCCTGTTCTGATTCCAGTCCCGGTAAAGTTTCCAGACGTATTCCACATCAGAACCCGGAGCACCGGTATGGAAATCGATGATGATGTCATAGTACCATTTGGTTGGAGCAGGCTGGTTCCCATCCTCCAGGGGGGTAAGGTCGATCTGGAACCAGTCCTGATCGCCCTGAAAATCGATATATCCCGCAATCCAGGGGAAAGAGATGGTCGCCTGGTCATTGCTGCGCGCAATGGTGATTTTCTTCGAACTCATTTCCTCTGGATGATTTGGATCATTCAGCCGGTTGGGATCATGGAAATCGAGAATTCTGGTATTGACCCGGTAATCTTTTTTTATCAGAGAAGTATGTTCGAGCTTAATCGAAGCGGCGGATTCATCCGCAAGCTCCATGATTTCGGTATAATAGACGACCGCATTCTGATCAATGGCAGGATCGGGCGGCAGAGCCTGCGGAATATCCCGGATATTGGCCTGAATCCGGTAGGGATTCAGCCCATCGCCATTATCCCCCTGGTAATCACAGACCCTGAAGAAATAGGAGAGCGGGCTCAAGGTTTCCTGTGCCGGAACAAGAACACTCATCTTGAGCTCACCGGGACCAGGCTCACCATTATTATCAAAGGCCCTCCTGATCACCTCGTCACGCATAAGGCTGAGGGAGTAGTCCACCGGGGAAGCCTGGGAATTGGTGTCCAGGAATACCTCAAGCACCCTGGGGCTGCTGGTATCTGTTATCCCCATCCGATACCAGTCCTCGTCTCCCCGAAAGGCGATTTTAGCCGGAGTGAGGCTGTCCGAAACGAGAATATCGGCGGTATCGATGGTATTGTTTCCGATAGCGGTCTCACCGGTATCGGGATCGATAACCTTCACTGCATCTTCGGCAGGATCGCTCACGTCCAGGACCTCGATCAGGACGCGGTACGGGGCCGATCGGGTGATGATCTTTCCCTGGGCAGCCTGAACCACAAGGTAATGGTCCCCTGCTCCGGCCTTGATCTGGTTTTGACAGGTTGTCGATCCGCCGGTATAGCTATGGGAAAGCAGGGCTGCTCCGCCTGCATCCTCCAGGGAGAGCTGATAGGTGAAGCTCAGGCCCTGCCCCTGATCATCGAAGCTTATTGCCAGAACTTTGCAGCCCGAAGCAATGATATCGTCAAGGCAGATGAGGTACCAGTCCTGATCCCCCAGGTAATCGAGGGAGCCTTCTGCAGTGAAGGTGCGGGTTGCGGCATCATATTCCATGGAGGAGGCGCTCGCTCTCGCATCGTTGGTATCCTGCTCATCAGCCTCACAGGAGGCCACGCAGATATCATAGGGTGAAGCCTGATCGAAGTCATCCCGTCCGTAATCTTCGATCAGCACATAATAATCTCCGGCAGCAAGATACGGGAGAAGATGGCAGCCATTCCCCTGTCCCTGAGCCGGCAGGGAGGAGAAGGATTCAGCCAGCACGCCCTGACTGTCGTAGAGCTCGAGTGCAAGCTGCACTTGTGTTCCGCCGGAGAAGGGGGTAAAGTCAACCAGGATGTCATAGACGCCGTCTGTTGGGGCTGTAAACCGGAAGCAGTCGATATCACCGATAGAGCTGATACTGTCACTCCGGCAGCTCTCCGGGTCATCGACAATGAGCACAAGGGCCTGGGCGAAATTTTCATTTCCTTCCGGACCCCTGGCAAAATCGAGGGTGAGGTAATAGGGATTATTCGATGATTCATCATCCATGAGGTCCCGCACGGAAATATAAATATCCTGCGGGGCATGGATAGCGATA is drawn from bacterium and contains these coding sequences:
- a CDS encoding 4Fe-4S dicluster domain-containing protein; amino-acid sequence: MRLLFLQRDELGPFVQNLIASQEVVGPKAKKNRFVFDKIESPAELRLDFDTTILPPKKYFFQPQQDLVKFSPEGFQGCIEPRPRILFGVHPYDIKAISMLDHLFSEGKKDWNYLANRHSTTIVGINVHQVFKTAFFESIGASIVTTGYDLFLTDIGEEGFVVEVATEKGEALLTQGKFSQAAPQQVEMHKEILYGQTDRCSQKLLHLSEEVAEKVNHSFHHPIWEEMAGRCFSCGACNLVCPTCYCFDVQDVWNLDQVSGTRFRTWDGCLTEDFAKVTVQGGTENFREDRSSRYRHRIMRKAVYLNSKLGGPACVGCGRCAAACPADLANPVPVLNKIMEG
- a CDS encoding FAD/NAD(P)-binding protein, whose amino-acid sequence is MSHPYYTDDKEDKLITEEAVREGENIFLPKPARILQVQPMARTEKQFRLAFTDGTSIAHQPGQIVEASLFGFGEIPLGIASSPTREGYFDLVIRKAGRVSTALWNLNEGDTMYIRGPLGTGFPVEEFKGHNVLIVAGGIGLCPTRSMIEYIEDRREEFGRFVLFFGARSPKDQLFLDDLARWRDGSEWIEYHETVDQGSPDWKGNVGVITTLFAQTSISEDYRVIICGPPIMYKFVIKELQKLAVPDSHIYVDLERRMKCGVGKCGHCQINGLYVCTDGPVFNYARIKNLEEAF
- a CDS encoding NADH:ubiquinone oxidoreductase; this encodes MSIPKVAFFDFTSCEGCQVEIANFDQDLLKLLQAVEVVEFREIMKETCSAPLDIAFVEGSFSREKDRARLQKIRQRANLVVAYGSCAATGGINALKNHKPDYKYKVEVYGADATLPHLETQKALPISAAIPVDLAIPGCPVDRAEFVRLVSDLLHGKAPTIPNYPVCVECKKKENICRYELQDTCLGVVARAGCGALCPTNGIPCEACRGFVDNPNVDSLVELLIKTGMQPAYAAAKARMFTANLVEE